From the genome of Sinanaerobacter sp. ZZT-01:
AAGCCAGTAATACAGACATAGTCTCTTATTTATTAAAATTAAAAAATGAGGGAAAATCAGGTTCAACCGTCAATCGTAAAATTGCGTCGTTGCGTTCTTTCTTTCGGTTTTTATTTGAGAAAGGTGTGATAAAGGAAGACCCGACGCTTCATATCCGCTCACCGAAAATTGAACGAAAGAGCGTGGAATATTTAAGCATTGAGGAAGTGGAGCGATTGTTAAACCAGCCGGATACTTCCATGAAGGGACTTAGAGATCAGGCAATTTTAGAGTTGCTTTATGCAGCGGGGATTCGAGTGAGTGAAATTACCGGAACCAATGTGGAAGATATCAATTTGCGTATCGGTTTTGTCACCTGTACAGGAGAGCATGGAAAAGCAAGAATTATTCCGCTTGGAAGACCGGCAAGACAAGCCTTGGAAACGTATATTTATGAAGTGCGTCCTAAATTTCTAAGAGAAAAATCACAAGAAGAGACGGCCTTGTTTTTAAACTATTATGGAGAACGCATGACGCGGCAGGGACTTTGGAAACTGATGAAAGAATATGCGAAAGGCGCAGGGCTTGAGCATAAACTTACACCACAGATTCTCAGAAACTCCTTTGCGGTGCATATGATACAAAACGGGGCGGATTTAAAGTCCTTGCAGGATTTATTAGGACATGAAGATATCGCGGCAACGCAGATTTATCTTTCGGTCGCGAAAAATCACATTAAGGACGTTTATGACCGGACACACCCGAGAGCTTGAGCAAAGTAGTGACTTTTGACCGGATTTGATGCTAATTTTACATAGAATCAGCTAGAATGAAATAAATAATTCTTGCAAATAATAAAAGGACATGATATATTATCTAGTGATGTATTACGGGCGGTCCGCTGGATAAAGTGTGAGAATACACGTTGGGATACCAAGAACGTCTATGGAGGAAGGAGGATACAGCAATGGATATTATGAATGTAATTGCACGGGACTATGCAAAAGCAGAGGTACCTGAATTTGGAGTGGGCGATACAGTAAAAGTACACATCAAAATCAAGGAAGGAACTCGTGAAAGAATCCAGATTTTTGAAGGCTTTGTTTTAAAAGAACAAAACGGTGGATTATCTAAGACTTTTACGGTAAGAAGAATCGCTTCCGGTGTTGGTGTAGAAAAAACTTTCCCGATTCACTCACCGTTGATTGCCAAGATCGAAGTAATTCGTAAGGGCAGTGTAAGACGTGCGAAGCTGAACTACATGCGTCAGAGAACCGGTAAGGCAGCAAGAATCAAGACGAAAGAAGCAAAATAAGTATAAGAAACACGATAGGGGGCCGCTAGGTACCCCTTGTTTTTTTATTGGAGTAGAAGCTGTAAACTGCAAGTGGTTTTGGCTATCGTCGAAGAGAACCTTTACTGCAGTTTCGCATGATATAGAAAAAAGAGGAATAAGGGATTTTTTCAAAGAGGAAGGAGAATAGAGATGGAGCATATTAACTGGTATCCGGGGCATATGAAAAAAACCAGAGAATTGATACAGGAAAATTTAAAGGCAGTCGATACGGTGATTGAGGTAATCGACGCACGAATTCCGATATCCAGCCGAAATCCAATCATTGATGAGCTTGTAAAAAGCAAGCAGCGTATCATCATTTTAAATAAGAGCGATTTGGCAGATCAAAGGGCGACAGAAAATTGGATTCGGCATTTTAAAGAGCAGGGGGCGTATGTGCTTACGATGAACTGCATGAGCGGCGGAGGTGTTTCTCAGCTTTTAAAGCTGCTCTCCTCTTTGAGGGATGAAAAGAATAAAGACTCACTCCGGAAAAAACCACTCCGAATGATGATTGTCGGCGTGCCGAACGTTGGAAAATCTTCCTTAATCAATCGCCTGACGGGAAAGAAAAGCGCGAGAACCGGAAACAAGCCGGGCGTAACGAGAGGAAAACAATGGCTGAACCTAGGAAACGATATGCAGCTTTTAGACACTCCCGGAATTCTCTGGCCCAAATTTGAAGATCCCAAGGCAGGACTTGATCTGGCATTTTGCGGTTCCATTAAAGATGAGGTTTTAGATATTGCAACGCTTGCACTGGAGCTGATTACAATCCTATGCAGGGATTACCCGGAACTGCTGGTTGAACGGTATAAGCTGGAGCAAATCGAAGAAACTCCTCTCGCGACGATGGAAGCGATTGCAAAGAAGCGTGGATTTATTCAATCAGGCAACCGCTTTGATTATGAGAGAACCGGAAGAACCGTCATGGATGAATTTCGCAGCGCACAGATTGGAAATATTACATTGGAGAAGTGCATATGACAAAGGAAGAACGATTCGAAGCATTGAAGGTGCGCCTTGTTGAGATGAAACGGGTAGAGGCGGCGCTTTATGAGAAGGGAATTCGAAGCATTGCCGGAGTAGATGAAGTGGGACGAGGCCCGTTAGCCGGGCCTGTAGTAGCTGCCGCGGTCATTTTACCGGAGAATTTTTCTGTACTTGGCGTAGACGACTCAAAGAAGCTTTCTGAGAAAAAAAGAGAAGAGCTCTTTGAGAGAATAAAAGAAGAAGCGAGTTGCTATGCGATTGGGCTCATAGACAATCAACGAATTGATGAAATCAATATTTTAGAAGCGACAAAAGAAGCAATGTCACAGGCAATTGAAGGTCTGTCGAAAAAGCCGGAGCATATTTTAATTGATGCATTGACACTAAAAAATATAGATATTCCACAAACTGGGATTGTACACGGCGATAGCACCAGCGTTTCCATCGCTGCCGCATCCATTTTAGCAAAGGTCACAAGAGACCGTATGATGGGCGAATATGAGAAAGAATACCCTTACTACGCATTTGCTAAAAATAAAGGCTATGGAACAAAAGCACATTACGCAGGTCTTGACCTTTACGGAGCCTGTCCGTTACATAGAGAATCCTTTTTAAGAAAATATTATGAGAATAAAAAATAAACAAGTAGATTTGTATTTATATATTGATAAAAGCCTAAGATATCAATCCCCCTTTCGGATTTAGAATAGCAATATTTAAAATGATAATATAAAATATTTGATGTTTTTTTGGAAATATAAAAAAGATTGAATCTTTAATAATATTGATATAAAATAAACTAAATTGGGAATTAGTAGCTATGTTTTTTAAGAAAGGGGAATAAAGATGAAAACAAGTAAACGAAAGATTTTAAGTATGTTGCTAATGCTAACGATTGTATTTTCTTCTATTTCTGTCACATCTGCGACAGAAATATTGGTAGAGAATGTACCGACTGATATACAAATTATTGAGGTTAGCGAAAATGTGTCTGAACAAGAAATTGACCACTTTGGTACTGTTGTAAGAAATGTAGTGCTAAACTAATGGATAAAGACAAACTGTACGCTAAGTATAAAGAACAGGTGCTGCCTGGTGAAAAATCATTAGATCAAATAATTGATTTTTTAAAAAATAAAGTAGATATAGAACAAATTAATTTTAACATATTACCTGAAAATATAAGATCTGGGTCAATTTATAATGTTATTCATAGTTTACGAAATGAGAGAATTAAAGAAAAAACGGAAAATTTAGATTTTTTGGTGTATAAGATGATTAAAAATGATAGGAGTTCTATATATTATTCATCATATATACATACCTCTCCAAATCAAGACTATGATATTATTTATCTAATTATAGAAAAGAGCACAATGTGTCTCCAGAGTAATTGCAATAGGTTGATTACAGAATTACTTATTTATCAAGGAGTAAGTGAGTATGACTATACAAATAAAACACTTATGTTATATTCTTATTTTTCAATTTTAGAGAATCCTAGGCCCTGCCTTAGCTTATGAACCCCTGCATTAATTCATATTCGGATTTAGCGGCATCATTTTCTTGGCATTTTTTCTTTTCGTTTCTTCACTAACTGTTTTCATAAAACACTCCTTTTCTAATAAATATTTTAATCTATTAGATCGGAGCGTCACAAGTTTAATATACCATTAC
Proteins encoded in this window:
- the xerD gene encoding site-specific tyrosine recombinase XerD, with the translated sequence MENYLMDFMSYLEGEKKLSQNSLTAYRRDVEEFFTFFKGRAATDICEASNTDIVSYLLKLKNEGKSGSTVNRKIASLRSFFRFLFEKGVIKEDPTLHIRSPKIERKSVEYLSIEEVERLLNQPDTSMKGLRDQAILELLYAAGIRVSEITGTNVEDINLRIGFVTCTGEHGKARIIPLGRPARQALETYIYEVRPKFLREKSQEETALFLNYYGERMTRQGLWKLMKEYAKGAGLEHKLTPQILRNSFAVHMIQNGADLKSLQDLLGHEDIAATQIYLSVAKNHIKDVYDRTHPRA
- the rplS gene encoding 50S ribosomal protein L19; its protein translation is MDIMNVIARDYAKAEVPEFGVGDTVKVHIKIKEGTRERIQIFEGFVLKEQNGGLSKTFTVRRIASGVGVEKTFPIHSPLIAKIEVIRKGSVRRAKLNYMRQRTGKAARIKTKEAK
- the ylqF gene encoding ribosome biogenesis GTPase YlqF gives rise to the protein MEHINWYPGHMKKTRELIQENLKAVDTVIEVIDARIPISSRNPIIDELVKSKQRIIILNKSDLADQRATENWIRHFKEQGAYVLTMNCMSGGGVSQLLKLLSSLRDEKNKDSLRKKPLRMMIVGVPNVGKSSLINRLTGKKSARTGNKPGVTRGKQWLNLGNDMQLLDTPGILWPKFEDPKAGLDLAFCGSIKDEVLDIATLALELITILCRDYPELLVERYKLEQIEETPLATMEAIAKKRGFIQSGNRFDYERTGRTVMDEFRSAQIGNITLEKCI
- a CDS encoding ribonuclease HII — protein: MTKEERFEALKVRLVEMKRVEAALYEKGIRSIAGVDEVGRGPLAGPVVAAAVILPENFSVLGVDDSKKLSEKKREELFERIKEEASCYAIGLIDNQRIDEINILEATKEAMSQAIEGLSKKPEHILIDALTLKNIDIPQTGIVHGDSTSVSIAAASILAKVTRDRMMGEYEKEYPYYAFAKNKGYGTKAHYAGLDLYGACPLHRESFLRKYYENKK